A genome region from Leptospira langatensis includes the following:
- a CDS encoding glycosyltransferase, translating into MKVAVIHDWLNGMRGGEVVLDSILKVFPDADLFTLFYEKGKLNERIENRKIVTAFTDRLPFKSKYRWYLPLFPTAIESLDLRGYDLILSSSHCVAKGVIPDPDAIHVSYVHSPMRYVWDLYYDYFPNRSGLKFFAFQAVSNYLRTWDAASANRVDEFLCNSAFVSRRIQKFYRRNAKVVFPPCLPQGYKVQSSKKENFDLIVSAFAPYKRIDLAIEAYRKNGRTLKILGSGQEYKKLVKNLPSNVEILPHRPRKEVEEYLSKARTFIFPGMEDFGIAPVEAQGYCTPVVAFAKGGALETVVSGKTGIFFQEQTVDSLNEALAQAERKDWKSKDFQTSVNRFTEEKFIIQISNTVETIKKNSHGRRGG; encoded by the coding sequence ATGAAAGTAGCAGTGATCCATGATTGGTTGAACGGAATGAGAGGCGGGGAAGTTGTCTTAGATTCTATCCTCAAAGTCTTTCCGGATGCGGACCTGTTCACTCTATTTTACGAAAAAGGAAAGCTAAACGAAAGGATAGAGAATAGAAAGATCGTAACCGCATTCACGGATCGACTTCCTTTCAAATCCAAGTACCGCTGGTATCTTCCTTTGTTTCCGACTGCGATCGAGTCCTTGGATCTAAGAGGATACGATCTGATCCTTTCTTCTTCTCATTGTGTGGCCAAAGGAGTGATCCCGGATCCGGACGCGATCCATGTGAGCTATGTACATTCCCCGATGAGATATGTATGGGATCTGTATTATGATTATTTTCCGAATCGGAGTGGCTTGAAATTCTTCGCGTTCCAAGCGGTCTCGAATTATCTCAGGACCTGGGATGCAGCCTCTGCAAATCGCGTGGATGAGTTTTTATGCAATTCCGCCTTTGTATCTCGAAGGATCCAAAAATTCTATAGAAGGAATGCAAAGGTAGTCTTCCCCCCTTGCTTGCCCCAAGGCTACAAGGTCCAGTCTTCTAAAAAAGAAAACTTCGATCTGATCGTTTCCGCATTCGCTCCGTACAAGAGGATCGACTTAGCAATCGAAGCGTATCGAAAGAACGGTCGAACTCTCAAGATCCTGGGGAGCGGGCAGGAGTATAAGAAATTAGTAAAAAATCTACCTTCCAACGTGGAGATCCTTCCTCATAGACCAAGAAAGGAAGTAGAGGAGTATCTTTCTAAGGCGAGGACCTTTATCTTTCCTGGAATGGAGGATTTTGGGATCGCACCTGTAGAGGCACAAGGGTATTGTACTCCTGTGGTGGCGTTTGCGAAAGGAGGAGCCTTGGAAACGGTAGTATCTGGAAAGACTGGGATCTTCTTCCAAGAGCAGACTGTGGATTCTTTGAATGAGGCCTTGGCCCAGGCAGAGCGCAAAGACTGGAAATCCAAGGATTTTCAGACCTCTGTAAACCGGTTTACGGAGGAAAAATTCATCATCCAAATCAGCAATACGGTCGAGACTATTAAAAAGAACTCTCATGGGAGGAGAGGCGGTTGA
- a CDS encoding MlaD family protein, protein MKFPIPSPLHLGIAFFCAFFFLLYQSVLERSGSEEDYPFTLKIYYPKSQGIRPGTPVSILGLERGIVRDVDVVSIEEVPDKRFLDKNRTKAVELTIRLAEPITLYSNYNISFKTASLLAGRTIDIDPGSAEENPKATFFKPTYKEEDGFRPDFAPSARYYDDFFAASTGVIRENRNDITLLFRNLDEITYKLKGNKGTIPRLINDPDTYDNLAETVTDLRVFGDDARRYVEGYRKIERSAPIPFSINLYRRTTLIGNVSSDFYLNRL, encoded by the coding sequence ATGAAGTTCCCCATCCCTTCCCCTTTGCATCTAGGCATTGCCTTTTTCTGCGCCTTCTTCTTTCTTCTCTATCAATCTGTGCTCGAGCGGTCCGGATCGGAAGAGGACTATCCTTTTACTTTAAAGATTTATTATCCAAAGTCCCAAGGCATTCGACCCGGAACTCCTGTGAGCATTCTAGGATTGGAAAGAGGGATTGTTCGAGACGTGGATGTGGTCTCGATCGAAGAAGTCCCTGACAAAAGATTCTTGGACAAGAATCGGACCAAGGCGGTAGAGCTGACCATCCGACTGGCAGAGCCGATCACTCTCTATTCGAATTATAATATCAGTTTTAAGACAGCTTCCCTGCTTGCGGGACGTACCATAGACATCGATCCTGGAAGTGCAGAAGAGAATCCCAAAGCAACATTCTTTAAGCCAACATACAAGGAAGAAGACGGATTTCGTCCTGACTTCGCACCCTCTGCCAGATACTACGATGATTTCTTTGCGGCTTCTACAGGAGTGATCCGAGAGAATCGGAACGATATCACCCTTCTTTTCCGCAACCTGGATGAGATCACGTATAAGTTAAAAGGGAATAAGGGAACTATCCCGAGACTCATAAACGATCCGGATACCTACGATAATCTTGCCGAGACGGTTACGGACCTAAGAGTATTCGGAGACGATGCGAGAAGATATGTGGAAGGATATAGAAAGATAGAGCGCAGTGCTCCGATTCCTTTCTCTATCAACCTCTATCGCAGGACGACCCTGATCGGGAATGTTTCCAGCGATTTCTACCTGAACCGACTCTAG
- a CDS encoding cell division protein FtsQ/DivIB: protein MRHNIIDFLKESVQKRTSWWLLAFLFLLASMLGWGVRRGSLPQELNKLILTGHETLKTEEIVQIMGIQPGTSFENYDLSQMEHRLTSHPRIKAAHLEKKTDDQLLVEITERKPTYIVNSDGHLFEIDSELKILSMDDVRTPGLAVLSGTFPREKGAMAGAAFKDLHTSVENAFRSYPALKNRISEVSLHEDGEIFVYADIPNPVSVQVGTLFQTEQVRKLYAVLAYLEKDKVRPKLVDIRGEDAVYH, encoded by the coding sequence ATGAGACATAATATAATTGACTTTTTGAAAGAATCCGTTCAAAAAAGAACGAGTTGGTGGCTTCTGGCCTTCCTCTTTCTTTTAGCCAGTATGCTAGGATGGGGAGTTCGGAGAGGTTCTCTCCCCCAGGAGCTGAACAAGCTCATACTGACCGGACACGAGACACTCAAGACCGAAGAAATAGTTCAGATCATGGGAATCCAACCGGGGACCTCCTTCGAAAATTACGACCTGAGCCAAATGGAACACCGACTAACCTCTCACCCCAGGATCAAAGCAGCTCATCTGGAAAAGAAAACGGACGACCAGCTATTGGTAGAGATCACGGAAAGAAAACCTACTTATATCGTGAACTCAGACGGTCATCTCTTCGAGATCGATTCCGAACTTAAAATACTTTCTATGGACGATGTCCGCACTCCGGGTCTGGCTGTTCTTTCCGGAACCTTCCCTAGGGAAAAAGGTGCCATGGCAGGAGCCGCTTTCAAAGACCTTCACACTTCCGTAGAGAATGCATTTCGTTCTTATCCGGCATTGAAGAATCGGATCTCAGAAGTCTCTCTTCATGAAGACGGAGAGATCTTTGTGTATGCGGACATTCCGAATCCGGTGAGCGTGCAGGTAGGGACCTTATTCCAAACGGAACAGGTCCGAAAATTATACGCAGTATTAGCATATCTTGAAAAAGATAAAGTAAGACCAAAGCTCGTGGATATACGAGGAGAAGACGCGGTCTACCATTAA
- the ftsA gene encoding cell division protein FtsA, whose protein sequence is MESSERTIVALDLGSSLTKVVVGRPVSEYETEIIGTGVFPSSGIKNGSIVNIEATTRSIIEAVSEAELMCGQEIGYVVVNVTGKSVKADNSKGVVAITNRDRVVTEPDVVRVIEAAQAVRVPADQEILHVLSKEFAVDDQSSIKDPIGMTGVRLEAEVHIVTAGITALHNLEKCIEAAGLAEETRVLSSLASSDAVLTSGEKDLGTAVLDIGAGICDLIVYIDGGISYSAVIPFGGYNVTSDLSIGLKTTIETAELVKKRYGHCSLEEIDPTETVEIPPISGRPARSVLREELVHVIEPRMREIFEMVDAELVKSGKKSFLAGGVILTGGGSLLEGIESLAEDVFHLTVTRARPAGLSGLADRVSSPEFATAVGLIKYASRLGDMERKSQDRSETWGKKIRRWIEENL, encoded by the coding sequence ATGGAATCTTCAGAAAGAACAATCGTAGCCCTGGATCTCGGATCTTCCCTCACGAAAGTGGTAGTCGGACGTCCTGTCTCCGAGTATGAAACCGAGATCATTGGCACCGGAGTATTTCCTTCTTCCGGGATCAAGAACGGCTCCATAGTAAATATAGAGGCCACTACCCGTTCCATTATAGAAGCGGTCAGCGAAGCGGAACTTATGTGCGGGCAGGAGATCGGTTACGTTGTGGTGAACGTAACCGGTAAATCTGTCAAGGCGGACAACTCCAAAGGAGTGGTTGCGATCACAAACAGGGATAGAGTGGTCACCGAGCCCGATGTGGTCCGTGTCATAGAAGCGGCTCAGGCAGTGCGAGTTCCCGCAGACCAAGAGATCCTGCACGTTCTTTCCAAAGAGTTTGCGGTAGACGATCAATCTTCCATCAAGGATCCGATCGGAATGACTGGAGTCCGCTTGGAAGCCGAAGTCCATATAGTCACCGCAGGTATAACAGCTCTTCATAATTTAGAAAAATGTATTGAAGCTGCGGGTCTAGCAGAAGAGACCAGAGTGCTTTCCAGTCTGGCTTCTTCGGATGCGGTGCTTACCTCCGGAGAAAAAGACCTCGGAACCGCGGTCCTGGACATAGGCGCGGGTATCTGCGATCTGATCGTTTATATAGACGGAGGGATCTCTTACTCGGCAGTGATCCCATTCGGAGGATATAATGTCACCTCCGACCTATCGATCGGGTTAAAGACCACCATCGAGACTGCGGAGCTAGTCAAGAAAAGATACGGTCATTGTTCTTTAGAGGAGATAGATCCTACGGAAACGGTAGAGATCCCACCGATTAGCGGAAGACCCGCACGCTCCGTTCTTAGAGAAGAATTGGTGCATGTGATCGAGCCCAGAATGAGAGAGATCTTCGAGATGGTGGACGCGGAACTCGTGAAATCCGGAAAGAAATCCTTTTTAGCCGGTGGAGTCATTCTAACCGGAGGCGGAAGCCTTCTGGAAGGAATAGAAAGTCTGGCGGAAGATGTGTTTCATCTAACGGTAACCAGAGCGCGTCCTGCAGGATTGTCCGGACTAGCGGACAGAGTCTCTTCTCCTGAATTTGCAACTGCTGTTGGACTTATTAAATACGCATCTCGGTTAGGGGATATGGAAAGGAAGTCCCAGGATAGAAGCGAGACCTGGGGCAAGAAGATCCGGAGATGGATAGAGGAAAACCTCTAA
- the ftsZ gene encoding cell division protein FtsZ, producing the protein MLRFEEEDKTSPAVIKVLGIGGGGMNAVARMANSSLRGVEYVIMNTDEQVLRRSNIENKIALGSKTTRGMGAGGDPDLGAKAAEEDREKISALIQGADMVFVTAGMGGGTGTGAAPIVAKIAKEQKCLVVGVVTIPFSFEGKRRMELAKRGIDQLRSHVDTLILVNNESIFQVVERDTPIDQAFRVIDDILLNAVRGISDIVNNPGIINVDFADVKAIMRDTGDAVMGVGEGSGENKVSQAVNYAIDNALLDSRSIAGATSLLINVTGGSDLTISDWNEVSQIITSQVDPNANIIIGLTEDEELEKRIRITVIATGFHKRPSGLSSTPKQQIQPQRKAVGMEMEEQYQNFKSEPERINEAETYRALKAKNPSANMKEDYDIPAFLRRGEKGRG; encoded by the coding sequence ATGCTGCGTTTCGAAGAAGAAGATAAAACAAGCCCGGCAGTTATAAAAGTTTTGGGTATAGGCGGGGGCGGAATGAACGCAGTCGCCAGAATGGCAAATTCCAGTCTGAGAGGAGTGGAATACGTCATCATGAATACCGACGAACAAGTATTAAGACGTTCTAATATAGAAAATAAGATCGCTCTCGGCTCCAAGACTACCAGAGGAATGGGAGCCGGAGGAGATCCTGACTTAGGCGCAAAAGCCGCAGAAGAGGACCGAGAGAAGATCTCTGCCCTGATCCAAGGTGCGGATATGGTATTCGTGACTGCGGGAATGGGAGGAGGAACCGGAACAGGTGCCGCTCCTATCGTAGCTAAGATCGCAAAAGAGCAAAAGTGCCTAGTCGTCGGTGTGGTCACCATTCCATTCTCCTTTGAAGGAAAAAGAAGAATGGAACTTGCGAAACGAGGGATCGATCAGTTGAGATCTCACGTGGACACTTTGATCCTCGTAAACAATGAATCCATCTTCCAAGTGGTGGAAAGAGATACTCCGATCGACCAAGCGTTCCGAGTGATTGACGACATTCTATTGAACGCAGTGAGAGGGATCAGCGATATCGTAAACAATCCAGGGATCATCAATGTGGACTTTGCGGATGTCAAAGCGATCATGAGAGATACTGGAGACGCAGTCATGGGAGTAGGAGAAGGTTCCGGCGAGAACAAGGTCTCCCAGGCAGTGAATTATGCGATCGATAACGCTCTCTTGGATTCCAGATCCATTGCTGGAGCGACTTCTCTTCTAATCAACGTTACCGGAGGAAGCGATCTTACCATTTCCGATTGGAACGAGGTATCTCAGATCATCACTTCTCAAGTAGACCCGAATGCAAACATCATTATCGGTTTGACCGAAGACGAAGAACTCGAAAAGAGAATTCGGATCACTGTGATCGCCACCGGATTCCATAAACGTCCTTCCGGATTAAGCTCTACTCCAAAACAGCAGATCCAGCCCCAAAGAAAGGCAGTCGGAATGGAAATGGAAGAGCAATACCAAAACTTCAAGTCTGAACCGGAACGCATCAACGAGGCGGAAACGTATAGGGCTTTGAAGGCAAAGAATCCTTCTGCGAATATGAAAGAGGACTATGATATTCCTGCTTTCTTAAGAAGAGGGGAAAAAGGCAGAGGATAA
- a CDS encoding lipoprotein LipL41: MRRNLLYIFIACFIYASCRSVRVEYPYYPQTKEGRELRVFLKGVRNVGLAVEPPKSDVWMEDYDVSRSFLAVVPEKIFEAFSNDSYFKLIDLSKRADILNEQTFSLTGITQNRIEMGKLLGAEAILYISVARPVSECTIEMRADYWAMGVQALQVAAAVNQNRRYRSYGPVYGAPQSQPVMRPTGVRRILLPIEASLVRVDTGEMKKAVITKPVVVDNGAGDTNCPAMLDSLSKALDETIPEIEARLSPRVKSENVSIFIKDEDPEIESYLTEGYEEIKGETPSFQRAKAAWEKADQKAKGKSWAAKANLATYYFSQGDFEKASELYDQAVKLGGPEESYLIDLRKLSSSAAEAIE; the protein is encoded by the coding sequence ATGCGCCGAAATCTTTTATATATTTTCATTGCTTGTTTTATCTACGCTTCCTGCCGGTCGGTGCGAGTGGAATATCCGTATTATCCCCAAACCAAGGAAGGAAGGGAACTTAGGGTCTTTTTAAAAGGGGTTCGTAATGTGGGTCTGGCAGTGGAGCCGCCCAAGTCGGATGTCTGGATGGAAGATTATGACGTTAGTCGTTCCTTTCTTGCGGTAGTTCCGGAAAAGATCTTCGAGGCCTTCTCCAATGATTCTTATTTTAAGCTGATCGATTTGAGTAAAAGGGCGGACATATTGAATGAGCAGACCTTTTCTTTGACAGGGATCACCCAGAACCGGATCGAAATGGGCAAACTTTTAGGCGCGGAAGCGATCTTATATATCTCTGTGGCAAGGCCGGTGAGCGAATGCACAATCGAAATGAGAGCGGATTACTGGGCCATGGGCGTTCAGGCTTTGCAGGTAGCGGCTGCCGTAAACCAGAATAGAAGGTACCGTTCTTATGGGCCGGTGTACGGAGCGCCACAATCCCAACCGGTGATGAGGCCAACAGGTGTTCGCAGGATCCTTTTGCCGATAGAGGCGAGTCTCGTACGGGTGGACACCGGAGAAATGAAGAAGGCAGTGATCACTAAACCGGTTGTAGTGGACAATGGGGCAGGGGATACGAATTGTCCTGCCATGTTGGATTCTCTTTCAAAAGCGTTAGACGAAACTATTCCGGAGATCGAAGCGAGACTTTCCCCTAGGGTGAAATCGGAAAACGTATCTATCTTTATTAAGGATGAGGATCCGGAGATCGAATCCTATCTCACCGAGGGATACGAAGAGATCAAGGGAGAAACCCCAAGCTTCCAAAGAGCGAAAGCGGCTTGGGAAAAGGCGGACCAAAAAGCAAAAGGGAAATCGTGGGCTGCAAAAGCGAATCTAGCCACATACTATTTTTCTCAGGGAGATTTTGAGAAGGCCAGCGAACTGTACGATCAAGCCGTAAAATTGGGTGGTCCTGAAGAATCTTATTTGATTGATCTTAGGAAACTAAGTTCTTCTGCTGCCGAAGCTATCGAGTAA
- a CDS encoding bile acid:sodium symporter, producing the protein MLIRTLLVLLSLSSMLGLGMRIERKEIGSWTQFAPILGFAFLWNFGILPASAFYLGKSLSISEFALISIFLCSASPGGASGGLFVLTAQGNPALGGLLIAILNGANTVLTPLIFSIYQGGDGFSLDLFLKLFMIGFFLQGLPLLVGLGFRYFFSKIADVSSEWVERFSTLCLALSILLLIIQYGEFALSLGPLIWIAAIGTVLVSLSPGLLLFGSERETKASLSMVSGIRSLSLALLLAELHVRQKETLLTILMYGLVMYALAAVFAWVWKERKSA; encoded by the coding sequence ATGCTAATACGCACCCTCCTAGTCCTTCTGTCTTTGTCTTCCATGCTTGGATTGGGTATGAGGATCGAAAGAAAAGAGATAGGTTCCTGGACTCAGTTCGCTCCTATTCTAGGATTCGCATTCCTTTGGAATTTCGGGATCTTACCTGCGTCCGCATTCTATTTAGGTAAGTCGCTTTCCATTTCCGAATTTGCTTTGATCTCTATCTTTCTTTGCTCTGCTTCTCCAGGAGGAGCGTCGGGTGGATTGTTTGTATTGACTGCTCAAGGAAATCCTGCCTTGGGCGGGCTGCTCATTGCGATCTTGAATGGAGCGAATACTGTTTTAACCCCGCTTATCTTTTCCATCTACCAAGGCGGGGACGGATTCTCTCTGGATCTATTCCTGAAACTATTCATGATCGGCTTCTTTTTACAAGGACTACCATTATTGGTCGGCTTGGGATTCAGATACTTCTTCTCAAAAATAGCGGACGTTTCTTCGGAGTGGGTGGAAAGATTTAGTACTCTTTGTCTGGCACTTTCTATTTTGCTTTTGATCATTCAATACGGGGAATTTGCTTTGAGCCTCGGACCATTGATCTGGATCGCAGCGATCGGAACCGTCCTTGTTTCTCTTTCTCCCGGATTGTTGTTGTTTGGATCAGAAAGAGAGACTAAAGCATCCCTGTCCATGGTATCCGGTATCAGAAGTCTTTCTTTGGCGTTATTGCTCGCAGAATTGCATGTAAGGCAAAAAGAGACATTACTGACTATCTTAATGTATGGGCTCGTGATGTATGCCTTGGCAGCGGTCTTTGCCTGGGTATGGAAGGAAAGAAAATCCGCTTAA
- the map gene encoding type I methionyl aminopeptidase, which yields MTIRNKEDLEALQKIGRITADTLVQMREAAKPGISTKELDHIAHSYFSKFGARSAPQLMYQFPGYTCISLNTEIAHGIPSDRILKEGDLLNLDVSLELNGYFADTGFTLIVGKDHKGLSKLLDVSSEALKLALANVKTGQRLNSIGRTIENTAKKNGFKVIRTLCGHGVGKSLHEEPFDICNYYEPRDKRILRSGQVIAVETFVSTGAEGFVEGSDGWTLTTPDGSYTAQFEHSVVVTEFGPIILTAA from the coding sequence ATGACGATCCGTAATAAAGAAGATCTGGAAGCGTTACAAAAGATAGGTAGGATCACTGCTGACACTTTGGTCCAAATGAGAGAAGCTGCTAAGCCAGGGATCAGCACGAAGGAATTAGATCATATCGCGCATTCTTATTTTTCCAAGTTCGGGGCAAGAAGCGCTCCGCAACTCATGTATCAATTCCCCGGATACACTTGTATTAGTTTGAACACGGAGATCGCTCATGGGATCCCAAGTGACAGGATCTTGAAAGAAGGCGACCTTCTGAATTTGGATGTTTCTTTGGAATTGAACGGATACTTTGCGGACACGGGTTTTACTCTGATCGTTGGAAAAGATCATAAAGGTCTAAGTAAACTCTTAGATGTTTCTTCCGAGGCTTTAAAGCTCGCTCTTGCTAACGTGAAAACCGGACAAAGATTGAATTCGATCGGCAGGACCATCGAGAATACCGCGAAGAAGAACGGGTTTAAGGTGATCCGAACCTTATGCGGACATGGAGTAGGCAAGTCCCTCCACGAAGAACCATTCGATATTTGTAATTATTACGAACCCAGGGACAAACGGATCTTAAGATCGGGACAGGTAATCGCAGTGGAAACATTTGTTTCGACAGGAGCGGAAGGTTTTGTAGAAGGATCGGACGGATGGACCTTGACGACTCCCGACGGTTCTTATACCGCTCAGTTCGAACATTCCGTGGTTGTCACAGAATTCGGACCCATCATTCTAACGGCGGCATAA
- a CDS encoding amidohydrolase family protein — protein MRIFDSHFHIIDPRFPLVPNHGFLPESFTVSDYRKHTNWLSVTAGAVVSGSFQAFDQTYLLDALTTLGKNYVGVTQLPVYTRDEEILALDKAGVRAVRFNVRRGGSEELSRIKEIGAKVFDLAGWHVELYIDAKEIDEFLEGVLLSLPKVSVDHLGLSKEGFPTILRLAEKGVRIKATGFGRTNLEISDSLLEIAKRNPDSLLFGTDLPSTRSPSPFSKEDLDIVLDTFDGELLQKILYSNALEFYGLSVKI, from the coding sequence ATGCGGATCTTCGACTCTCATTTCCATATTATAGATCCTAGGTTCCCTCTCGTCCCAAACCATGGTTTCTTGCCGGAGTCTTTTACTGTATCCGATTATCGTAAGCATACTAATTGGCTTTCCGTTACCGCCGGAGCAGTCGTATCCGGTTCCTTTCAAGCATTTGATCAAACCTATTTGTTGGATGCCCTAACTACATTAGGAAAAAATTATGTAGGGGTTACCCAACTTCCCGTATACACTAGGGACGAGGAGATTCTCGCTTTAGATAAGGCAGGAGTGAGAGCCGTTCGTTTTAATGTGAGAAGGGGAGGCTCGGAAGAGCTTTCTCGGATCAAGGAAATAGGAGCCAAGGTATTCGATCTGGCGGGTTGGCATGTTGAATTATATATTGATGCAAAGGAAATAGATGAGTTCTTAGAAGGAGTTCTCCTTTCCTTGCCTAAGGTTTCTGTAGATCATCTAGGTTTGTCTAAGGAAGGATTTCCCACTATCTTAAGGCTTGCTGAGAAGGGGGTGAGAATCAAGGCAACCGGTTTTGGTAGAACAAATTTAGAGATCTCCGATTCTCTATTGGAAATCGCAAAAAGGAATCCGGACTCCCTTCTTTTCGGAACAGATCTGCCTTCTACGAGATCTCCTTCTCCTTTCTCGAAAGAGGATCTGGACATAGTCTTGGATACCTTTGACGGAGAGTTATTGCAAAAAATCTTATATAGCAACGCTCTGGAATTTTACGGATTAAGTGTAAAAATCTAG
- a CDS encoding RDD family protein, with amino-acid sequence MSFFKEVVLQKGSVRHAGLGIRIYAQLLDFLVLCPVFIPYGFVIYYHDKTVYQLLPFYTALHSLLYVGYRFILHAKFGRTLGKNWAGILVVDCDYQDLGWVKSFLRCLPELLLSAVTITKASFDSMIFMQHSAEMTGLTWAGVNRILQKANPLEDFAVWDSVVYYGLSALLILFSHQKRALHDMVSGARVVWFESQSNDKSRS; translated from the coding sequence ATGAGTTTTTTCAAAGAGGTGGTCCTGCAAAAAGGATCCGTTCGACATGCTGGACTAGGCATTCGGATCTATGCGCAGCTCCTGGATTTCTTGGTCCTCTGTCCGGTTTTTATTCCTTACGGATTTGTAATATACTATCATGATAAGACGGTATATCAATTGCTTCCTTTTTATACTGCCTTACATTCCCTTTTATACGTAGGTTATAGATTTATACTGCATGCGAAGTTCGGTCGCACCCTTGGCAAGAACTGGGCGGGTATCTTGGTGGTGGACTGCGATTACCAGGATCTGGGCTGGGTTAAATCCTTCTTACGTTGTTTGCCGGAGCTATTATTGTCCGCTGTTACGATCACTAAGGCAAGTTTCGATTCTATGATATTCATGCAGCATAGTGCGGAAATGACCGGTTTGACCTGGGCAGGTGTGAATCGCATTCTCCAGAAGGCAAATCCTCTCGAGGACTTTGCGGTTTGGGATTCGGTCGTATACTACGGGCTTTCCGCCTTACTGATCTTGTTCTCTCATCAGAAGAGGGCATTGCACGATATGGTTTCCGGGGCCAGGGTAGTTTGGTTCGAAAGCCAGTCCAACGATAAGTCAAGATCTTGA
- a CDS encoding MarR family winged helix-turn-helix transcriptional regulator: protein MSKKAQNTTARRSERFPSKEDMTSAGLNCVNFNLRRASRAVTQFYDRELEQAGLTSQRFSLLHTLGASDGLELSVLADLLVMDRTTLLRNLSPLEELGYVSDIPSDTKRARKVALTDKGLEALRIAYPIWEKAQDAVISAMGEDDLKRLLKRLNSIVRKRNFKEFSKENPS, encoded by the coding sequence ATGTCCAAGAAAGCGCAAAATACTACCGCTCGTAGATCGGAAAGATTTCCGAGCAAGGAAGACATGACTAGCGCAGGTTTGAATTGTGTGAATTTTAACCTGCGAAGAGCTTCTCGCGCAGTGACTCAGTTTTACGATAGGGAATTGGAGCAAGCGGGACTAACGTCTCAACGTTTCAGTTTGCTGCACACCTTGGGAGCCTCCGATGGTTTGGAACTTTCCGTTCTTGCTGACCTCCTGGTTATGGACAGGACCACTCTCTTGCGAAACCTTTCTCCATTAGAAGAGCTTGGATATGTTTCCGATATTCCTTCCGATACAAAGAGAGCCAGAAAGGTAGCTTTGACGGACAAGGGCCTCGAAGCTCTTCGGATCGCATACCCGATCTGGGAAAAAGCCCAAGACGCCGTGATCAGTGCAATGGGCGAAGACGATCTAAAGCGTCTATTGAAACGATTGAATTCCATCGTTCGTAAAAGAAATTTCAAAGAATTCTCCAAAGAGAATCCATCTTAA
- a CDS encoding acyl-CoA thioesterase, whose product MESTLIKPELSPYNFTRIRFQDCDPFGHLNNSRYMDYFIEARSEHLRESASFDFYEYGNRYGKSWVVSRTQIQYLEPVRHNDIVKIMTRLSRLTPGGISNEALLFDKEGTRLKAVAWVDFTFVDLAKGRPARHDQEIFSFLESCLYKEEDMEDTSFEARVKQLRKQVGEGKYSGERIGSH is encoded by the coding sequence ATGGAATCTACTCTTATTAAACCGGAGCTTTCCCCTTATAATTTTACGCGGATCCGCTTTCAGGACTGCGATCCTTTCGGGCATTTGAATAATTCCCGATACATGGATTATTTCATCGAGGCCAGATCGGAGCACTTGAGAGAGAGCGCCAGCTTTGACTTTTACGAATATGGGAATCGATACGGCAAATCCTGGGTGGTATCCAGGACCCAGATCCAGTATTTGGAACCGGTACGACATAACGATATCGTCAAGATCATGACACGTTTGAGCCGCCTGACTCCGGGAGGTATTAGCAATGAGGCCCTTCTATTCGATAAGGAGGGCACCCGATTGAAGGCAGTTGCCTGGGTGGATTTTACGTTTGTGGATCTAGCCAAGGGAAGACCTGCCCGTCACGATCAAGAAATATTCTCCTTTCTAGAATCCTGTTTGTATAAGGAGGAAGATATGGAAGATACTTCCTTCGAAGCCAGGGTAAAACAGTTGCGAAAACAAGTCGGAGAAGGAAAATACTCTGGAGAACGAATTGGATCTCATTAG